The following nucleotide sequence is from Bacteroidota bacterium.
TGGTTTCGACCAGGATGTTCTCCCAGTCGGCTACAGATGGCGAGGTAGCTGAACCATCGCCGTTGACGTCGCCTCCATGGCTATCGTCTTTTACCGAAGTAAACACAATGGGCTTCGAACTGGTGCCATTGGCAAGAATGGCTCCTTCGTCACTTACAACGAGTCCTACATTCGAAGAAAACTTTACGACTGTACCGGGCTGTATGGTTAGAGAACTGACTACCCATAAATCGTAAGCCGTAATTAAATAAACCGAATCGGCATACCAGGTTGTAGGAGTTTCAATGTCGTTTGCCACCTCCACTATATTCGAAAGCGGCTGGCCATTGTCGTTGTTGTCATCCTCTTCCTCGTTGCAGGTATAGAGAAGAAAGGGCAATGCAAAAAGAACAAAATACTTTTTCATGGTTGATAAGATTAAGTTGGTTAGATTCCACATAAGTTAATCTTTTCCAGGTACGAATACCTCATCTTCGTTTGTAAACCTATCTCCATCGGCAAAAAAAAAGAGAAAGCCCGCTGTATGGCTTTCTCTTATAGCTCCCTTATTGTATGAAAAGCAGCGGTTTCGTTAACCGCATTTCGAAGATCCACAATCGGTGCAAATCAAGCAGCCTTCCTGATAAATTAGGCTATCCGATCCGCATTCCTGGCATTTCACTCCCTTTTTCACTTTGGTACCATTCGGAATGTATTTTTTCAGGGCACGTTCCACTCCATTTTTCCAGGTATTGATGTTGTCGCTGTCGAGGTGCAGCGAACTTACAAGTCGCACCACGTCGGGTATAGGCATTCCGTGGCGCAACACGCTTGAAATCAGTTTGGCATAGTTCCAGTATTCTTTGTCGAACATATGCGAAAGTCCGCCCAGTGTGTTTTTATATCCAAATTTATCGGTATACTGAAAGTCATAACGCGATACACCATTCTCGTCCTGTGCCTTGATAATCTTTCCTTTTTTAATTGACTTTGGTATCGGAAACATCTCCTCGTCGGCCAAACCGGTAAAGATTTCGTACGGACGATCATCCTTGATGCCCACGAAAGCAATCCACTTTTCGTCGTCGTTGTTAAAACGTATTATCTCGGCATCGAGTACTTTTGGGCGAACCAGTGAATGGCTTTCTTCGTCCGCAGAGGCATCGTTCTTTTTACTGTCGTTACTCACGAGTACACCGGTGCGCGAACCATCGCGGTATACGGTAACTCCCTTGCAACCGCTTTTCCAGGCACTGACATAAAGCTCACTCACCAATTCTTCTTTGGCTTCTTCGGGTAAGTTAATGGTCACACTGATGGAATGGTCGACCCACTTTTGTACTTCGCCCTGCATGTGTACTTTGCTCAACCAGTCGACATCATTCGAAGTAGCTTTGTAATAGGGCGATTTCGCTACTACTTCTTTTAATTGCTCTTCGTCATAAGCCTTTACTTCGTCGGTGTTATAGCCGTTTATTTCAAGCCAGGTTAAAAACTTATGATGAAAAACATAGTATTCTTCCCACGAATCACCCACTTCGTCGATAAAGGCAACGCGTGCACTGGTGTCGTTGGGATTAACTTTGCGGCGACGCTTATAAACGGGCAGAAACACTGGTTCGATGCCGGAAGTAGTCTGCGTCATTAAGCTGGTGGTGCCTGTGGGGGCAATGGTAAGCAGAGCAATGTTCCTGCGGCCATATTTTACCATGTCGTGGTAAAGACTCTCGTCTTCTTTGCGCAAACGCTGAATGAAAGGATTGTTGCGTTCCAGGGTTGTATCGTAAATAGCAAAGGCTCCACGGTCGCGGGCAGTGTATACCGACGAGCGGTAGGCTTCGATGGCAGTGGTTTTGTGCACTTCAACCGAGAAGTCGGTTGCATCGTCGCTGCCGTAACGCAAACCAAGAGCGGCCAGCATGTCACCTTCGGCGGTGATGCCAATACCTGTGCGACGGCCTTCTTCAGCTTTTAAGCGAATGTTTTCCCAAAGCTTCTTCTCGACGCGTTTCACTTCCAATTCCTCAGGGTCGTTGGATATCTTGCCCAGAATGGCATCAATTTTTTCCAGTTCCAGGTCAATGATATCGTCCATCATGCGCTGCGCGACATGCACATGCTTTTTATACAGGTCGAAATTAAAACGGGCTTCGGCAGTAAAGGGGTTTTCGACATAGC
It contains:
- a CDS encoding adenosylcobalamin-dependent ribonucleoside-diphosphate reductase; translation: MKKNDDNSGPKVYTYDEALKSSIEYFKGDELAATVWISKYALKDSYGKLYEKNPDDMHRRLASEIARIEKKYPNPLTEDEIFDVLKDFKYIVPQGGPMTGIGNNFQIASLSNCFVIGNDGPSDSYGAIMKIDQEQVQLMKRRGGVGHDLSHIRPKGSPVLNSALTSTGVVPFMERYSNSTREVAQDGRRGALMLSISIKHPDSESFIDAKMSAGKVTGANVSVRIDNEFMQAVVDGKPYRQQYPVDSPNPTFVKEIDARKFWEKIVHNAWKSAEPGILFWDTIASEAIPDCYADFGYKTVSTNPCGEIPLCPYDSCRLLAINLYSYVENPFTAEARFNFDLYKKHVHVAQRMMDDIIDLELEKIDAILGKISNDPEELEVKRVEKKLWENIRLKAEEGRRTGIGITAEGDMLAALGLRYGSDDATDFSVEVHKTTAIEAYRSSVYTARDRGAFAIYDTTLERNNPFIQRLRKEDESLYHDMVKYGRRNIALLTIAPTGTTSLMTQTTSGIEPVFLPVYKRRRKVNPNDTSARVAFIDEVGDSWEEYYVFHHKFLTWLEINGYNTDEVKAYDEEQLKEVVAKSPYYKATSNDVDWLSKVHMQGEVQKWVDHSISVTINLPEEAKEELVSELYVSAWKSGCKGVTVYRDGSRTGVLVSNDSKKNDASADEESHSLVRPKVLDAEIIRFNNDDEKWIAFVGIKDDRPYEIFTGLADEEMFPIPKSIKKGKIIKAQDENGVSRYDFQYTDKFGYKNTLGGLSHMFDKEYWNYAKLISSVLRHGMPIPDVVRLVSSLHLDSDNINTWKNGVERALKKYIPNGTKVKKGVKCQECGSDSLIYQEGCLICTDCGSSKCG